The sequence CCCGGCCGGTCCCCTCCTGGCTCGAGTGGCACCCGGAGCGGCTGGAGGGGCGCGTGCTGGCGCTGCCGGCGCGGGAAGAGATCGACGTGCCGGTCCAGGAGCAGCTGATCGTCGAGTACTACTCGCGGTGAGCGGGGCGGGCGCCAGCCCCGGCCGCCGCACCGAGCGGGGGAGGCAGGCATGAGCATCGCATCGATCTGGGACGTGCCGACCAAGCCGAAGGTGGAGTACGCCGAGCTCTCGGACACCTACGGCAAGTTCGTCGTGGAGCCGCTGGAGCGTGGCTTCGGCGTCACCCTGGGCAACGCCCTGCGCCGGGTGCTCCTCTCCTCCATCTCCGGCGCGGCCGTCACCTCGGTGAAGATCGAGGGCGTGCTGCACGAGTTCACCACGGTGCCGGGCGTCGTCGAGGACGTCACGCAGATCATCCTCAACCTCAAGGAGCTGACGCTGCGGCTGCACACGGACAAGCCCAAGCTCCTCCGCCTGGAGGTGACGGGTAAGCGGGACGTGACCGCCGGGGACATCCAGGCCGACAGCGAGGTGGAGATCCTCAACCCGGACCTGCACCTGGCCACGCTGGACCGGCGGGACGCCCGCCTGGCCATGGAGATCATGGTCGAGCGCGGCAAGGGCTACGTCCCGGCGGAGCGCCACCGCAAGAGCGAGCACGTCATCGGCGTCATCCCGGTGGACTCCATCTTCTCCCCGGTGCAGAAGGTGAACTACGTCGTCGAGGACACCCGCGTCGGGCAGGCCACCGACTTCGACCGGCTGGTCCTGGAGGTCTGGACCGACGGCTCGGTCCGCCCGGAGGAGGCGGTGCAGCAGGCCGCCCGCATCCTGATCGACTTCTTCAAGCTCTTCGCCGGCCTGGCCGACGAGGAGGGCGGGGCCGGCGGCGACGCCGGCAGCGACAGCGAGCTGGCCCGCCTCTACAGCATGCCCATCGAGGAGCTCGACCTCTCCGTCCGTCCCTACAACTGCCTCAAGCGCGCCGGCATCAACACCGTGGGGGACCTGGCCTCCCGCACCGAGGAGGAGGTCGTGAACGTCAAGAACTTCGGGCGGAAGTCGCTGGACGAGGTCAAGGAGAAGCTGGCGGCCATCGGGCTGTCGCTCCGGCAGCGGGAGTAGCCGCACGGCGGCGTGGAGGTTGGGAGGATGGGCTGGGGGGCCAAGGGACGGAAGCTGGGCCGGGACACGGGGGAGCGGGCGGCGCTCTTCCGCCAGCTCGTCGGCGCCCTGATCCTGCACGAGCGCGTCGAGACCACGGTGGCCAAGGCGAAGGAGACGAAGAAGATCGCCGACAGCCTCATCGCCCTGGCCGCCCGGGGCGATCTCCACGCCCGGCGGCAGGCCCGCCGCATCCTCACCGACCCGCAGGCCCTGCGCCGCCTCTTCAGCGAGGTCGCCCCCCGCTATTCGGCCGCCCGGGGCGGGTACACGCGCGTGGTACGGACGCGCACCCGCCGCGGGGACAACGCCCCCCTGGCGGTGGTGGAGCTGGTCCCGAAGTAGCCGCAGCGGGGGCCGGAGGCCCGCACCCTGAGCGCTGAGCCTCCCCTCATCGAGGTCGAGGACCTCGTCTACACCTACCATGCGGGCACGCCCGAGGCGCGTCCGGCCCTGGCCGGGGTCTCCCTCACGGTGCGGCGGGGGGAGTACCTCGCCGTGGTCGGGCCCAACGGCTCCGGCAAGTCCACCCTGGCCCGCTGCCTGAACGCGCTGCTGCGCCCCACCGCCGGGCGCGTGGTGGTAGATGGGCTCGACACGCGGGACCCGGAGACGGTGTGGGCCGTCCGGCAGCGCGTGGGGCTCGTCTTCCAGAATCCTGACAACCAGCTCGTGGCCACGGTCGTGGAGGAGGACGTGGCCTTCGGCCCCGAGAACCTCGGGCTCCCCCCGGCGGAGATCCGGCGGCGGGTCGACGAGGCCCTGCGCGTCGTGGAGATGCTCCCCTACCGGCGCCACGCGCCTCACCTCCTCTCCGGCGGCCAGAAGCAGCGCGTGGCCATCGCCGGGATTCTGGCTATGCGGCCCCAGTGCATC comes from Armatimonadota bacterium and encodes:
- a CDS encoding energy-coupling factor transporter ATPase is translated as MEVEDLVYTYHAGTPEARPALAGVSLTVRRGEYLAVVGPNGSGKSTLARCLNALLRPTAGRVVVDGLDTRDPETVWAVRQRVGLVFQNPDNQLVATVVEEDVAFGPENLGLPPAEIRRRVDEALRVVEMLPYRRHAPHLLSGGQKQRVAIAGILAMRPQCIVLDEATAMLDPRGRAEVLATVRRLREAAGIAVVHITHHMEEAVRADRVVVLDGGRIARAGPPREVFADPEALRRLRLVPPPVLELGWALRAAGVALDGPPLTVEELVAALAAAAERAGRAPA
- the rplQ gene encoding 50S ribosomal protein L17 — encoded protein: MGWGAKGRKLGRDTGERAALFRQLVGALILHERVETTVAKAKETKKIADSLIALAARGDLHARRQARRILTDPQALRRLFSEVAPRYSAARGGYTRVVRTRTRRGDNAPLAVVELVPK
- a CDS encoding DNA-directed RNA polymerase subunit alpha, with the translated sequence MWDVPTKPKVEYAELSDTYGKFVVEPLERGFGVTLGNALRRVLLSSISGAAVTSVKIEGVLHEFTTVPGVVEDVTQIILNLKELTLRLHTDKPKLLRLEVTGKRDVTAGDIQADSEVEILNPDLHLATLDRRDARLAMEIMVERGKGYVPAERHRKSEHVIGVIPVDSIFSPVQKVNYVVEDTRVGQATDFDRLVLEVWTDGSVRPEEAVQQAARILIDFFKLFAGLADEEGGAGGDAGSDSELARLYSMPIEELDLSVRPYNCLKRAGINTVGDLASRTEEEVVNVKNFGRKSLDEVKEKLAAIGLSLRQRE